One genomic region from Paroceanicella profunda encodes:
- a CDS encoding GntR family transcriptional regulator translates to MARTDIRFREAFNALLDICSGLEGGASLPSENTLAQGMGVSRTVVRAGLQRLSDESIILWDGRAKTLLRRPDAADWLELRDEAPDTDALETRFLEWVLRFDVPAGTTLNVAQLSREFSVAPRTLQEFLAGLSRFGLVERRQRGGWRLLGFTADFAVELSEFRTVLELNAVRQLVALPPGHEIWPRLEALRARHLALAARVETHFHDFSKLDEAFHTTVTGVVKNRFVAEFQKVISLIFHYHYTWDKTEEKARNAAAIAEHLTWIEAMLARDAPASKAAALRHLRTSKTTLLSSMHSHRLA, encoded by the coding sequence ATGGCACGCACGGACATCCGCTTCCGCGAGGCGTTCAACGCCCTGCTGGACATCTGCTCGGGGCTGGAGGGCGGCGCCAGCCTGCCGTCGGAGAACACGCTGGCGCAGGGCATGGGCGTGAGCCGCACCGTGGTGCGCGCCGGGCTCCAGCGCCTGAGCGACGAGAGCATCATCCTGTGGGACGGCCGCGCCAAGACCCTGCTGCGCCGCCCGGACGCCGCCGACTGGCTGGAACTGCGCGACGAGGCGCCGGACACCGACGCGCTGGAAACCCGGTTCCTGGAATGGGTGCTGCGCTTCGACGTGCCGGCCGGCACCACGCTCAACGTCGCCCAGCTCTCGCGGGAGTTCTCGGTGGCGCCGCGCACGCTGCAGGAGTTCCTCGCCGGGCTGAGCCGCTTCGGGCTGGTGGAGCGGCGCCAGCGCGGCGGCTGGCGGCTGCTGGGCTTCACGGCGGATTTCGCGGTGGAACTGTCGGAGTTCCGCACCGTGCTGGAGCTCAACGCCGTGCGCCAGCTCGTGGCCCTGCCGCCGGGCCACGAGATCTGGCCGCGGCTGGAGGCGCTGCGCGCGCGCCACCTGGCCCTCGCCGCCCGGGTGGAGACGCATTTCCACGATTTCTCCAAGCTCGACGAGGCGTTCCACACCACCGTGACCGGCGTGGTGAAGAACCGCTTCGTGGCGGAGTTCCAGAAGGTGATCTCGCTGATCTTCCACTACCATTACACATGGGACAAGACCGAGGAGAAAGCCCGCAACGCCGCCGCCATCGCCGAACATCTCACCTGGATCGAGGCCATGCTGGCGCGCGACGCCCCCGCCTCGAAGGCCGCCGCCCTGCGCCATCTGCGCACCTCGAAGACCACCCTCCTCTCCTCCATGCACTCACACCGGCTGGCCTGA
- a CDS encoding ABC transporter permease, with amino-acid sequence MSAFLTLILLVAAFSFGNAAFLSVNNGLTILLQTSVIGLLGIGMTMVIITGGIDLSVGSVLALSGTVTGLAVKAGLPVLPAMAVGVLVGAACGLFNGFVITKMRITPFVATLGMMLIARGLALQLTGAAPISQLGDAFGVLGNGALFRVVEMGANGFPKVIFPGIPYPVILLAVVALAAAYLLRRRQTGRHIYATGSNEEAARLSGVRVHRTKIIAYTLSGALAGVAGNVLMSRLITAQPSEGVMYELDAIAAAVIGGASLMGGVGNVSGTMIGAFIIGVLRNGLNMAGTSAFIQQIVIGFVVIGAVYVDQIRNRR; translated from the coding sequence ATGTCCGCCTTTCTCACCCTGATTCTGCTGGTCGCGGCGTTTTCCTTCGGCAACGCGGCGTTCCTGTCGGTGAACAACGGGCTCACCATCCTGCTGCAGACCTCCGTCATCGGCCTCCTGGGCATCGGCATGACCATGGTGATCATCACCGGCGGCATCGACCTCAGCGTGGGCTCGGTGCTCGCGCTCTCGGGCACGGTCACGGGGCTGGCGGTGAAGGCGGGGCTGCCGGTGTTGCCGGCCATGGCGGTGGGCGTGCTGGTGGGGGCGGCCTGCGGGCTGTTCAACGGTTTCGTGATCACGAAGATGCGCATCACCCCCTTCGTGGCCACGCTGGGCATGATGCTGATCGCGCGCGGGCTGGCGCTGCAGCTCACCGGAGCGGCGCCGATCTCGCAGCTCGGCGATGCCTTCGGCGTGCTGGGCAACGGCGCGCTGTTCCGCGTGGTGGAGATGGGGGCGAACGGCTTTCCGAAGGTGATCTTCCCCGGCATCCCCTACCCGGTGATCCTGCTCGCCGTGGTGGCGCTGGCCGCGGCCTACCTGCTGCGCCGCCGCCAGACAGGCCGGCACATCTACGCCACCGGCTCGAACGAGGAGGCGGCCCGCCTCTCCGGCGTGCGGGTGCACCGCACCAAGATCATCGCCTACACGCTCTCGGGCGCGCTGGCGGGGGTGGCGGGCAACGTGCTGATGTCGCGGCTCATCACCGCCCAGCCCAGCGAGGGCGTGATGTACGAGCTCGACGCCATCGCCGCGGCGGTGATCGGCGGCGCCTCGCTGATGGGGGGCGTGGGCAATGTCTCCGGCACGATGATCGGCGCCTTCATCATCGGGGTGCTGCGCAACGGGCTGAACATGGCCGGCACCTCGGCCTTCATCCAGCAGATCGTCATCGGCTTCGTCGTGATCGGCGCGGTCTATGTCGACCAGATCCGCAACCGCCGCTGA
- a CDS encoding ABC transporter substrate-binding protein has protein sequence MKKTLAPALVAGLLAGAAAVSAQAGEIAVIVKTTSSNFWQNVNKGAQAAIEGQSEHTLSFDGPASESAIADQVNLVENAINRGVSGIVLAPSDPEALAPAVKRAYENAIPVVIIDSALADSAQGTYQAFLATDNCAAGEEVAKMMIDEVGTEGKVAIMSYVAGVGSEIGRVGCFTDYIRANSKLDIVGPYYSQSQMALALNQTTDVLAANGDLKGIFGANEPTAVGMGRALVQSGKAGEIAAIGFDGNGDLQQFVRDGTLKATAVQGSFQMGEEGVKTVMEILAGNKVAPKIDTGVVLVTPDNIDDPVAQNVLY, from the coding sequence ATGAAGAAAACCCTCGCACCGGCGCTCGTCGCCGGGCTCCTTGCCGGGGCGGCGGCCGTTTCCGCCCAGGCCGGCGAGATCGCCGTGATCGTGAAGACCACCAGCTCCAACTTCTGGCAGAACGTGAACAAGGGCGCGCAGGCCGCCATCGAGGGGCAGAGCGAGCACACGCTCAGCTTCGACGGCCCGGCCTCCGAATCCGCCATCGCCGACCAGGTGAACCTGGTGGAGAACGCCATCAACCGCGGCGTCTCCGGCATCGTGCTCGCCCCGTCGGACCCCGAGGCGCTGGCCCCCGCCGTGAAGCGCGCCTACGAGAACGCGATCCCGGTGGTGATCATCGATTCCGCCCTCGCCGACAGCGCGCAGGGCACCTATCAGGCCTTCCTGGCCACCGACAATTGCGCCGCGGGCGAGGAGGTGGCGAAGATGATGATCGACGAGGTCGGCACCGAGGGAAAGGTGGCGATCATGTCCTACGTGGCCGGCGTGGGTTCGGAGATCGGCCGGGTGGGCTGCTTCACCGACTACATCCGGGCGAACTCGAAGCTCGACATCGTCGGCCCGTACTACTCGCAGTCGCAGATGGCGCTGGCGCTGAACCAGACCACCGACGTTCTGGCCGCGAACGGTGACCTGAAGGGCATCTTCGGCGCCAACGAGCCCACCGCCGTGGGCATGGGCCGGGCGCTGGTGCAGTCCGGCAAGGCCGGCGAGATCGCCGCCATCGGCTTTGACGGCAACGGCGACCTGCAGCAGTTCGTGCGCGACGGCACGCTGAAGGCCACCGCCGTGCAGGGCTCGTTCCAGATGGGCGAGGAGGGGGTGAAGACCGTGATGGAGATCCTCGCCGGCAACAAGGTGGCGCCGAAGATCGACACCGGCGTGGTGCTGGTGACGCCCGACAACATCGACGACCCCGTGGCGCAGAACGTCCTCTACTGA
- a CDS encoding ATP-binding cassette domain-containing protein: MSQQPRDSAPLVELIDIEKHFGGVRAVNGVSLDLWPGEVVGVLGHNGAGKSCLMRILSGAMAPNGGEIRVRGARVSLDSPHDARAQGIETIYQTLGLADHLDAPANLFLGRELKTRFGNLDDRRMLREAREVLHRLNPNFRNLGDPVSRLSGGQRQVIAIARAIYFEVKILIMDEPTAALGPSETAMVGKLIRQLQAEGIGIFLVSHDLHDVFDLCDRVVVMNKGSMVGAHRISEVSKDDVLSLIIKGELPPGWRPRHHEAADPAAAAV, from the coding sequence ATGAGCCAGCAGCCCCGCGACAGCGCCCCCCTCGTCGAGTTGATCGACATCGAGAAGCATTTCGGCGGCGTGCGCGCCGTGAACGGTGTCTCGCTCGACCTCTGGCCCGGCGAGGTGGTGGGCGTGCTGGGCCATAACGGCGCCGGCAAGTCCTGCCTGATGCGCATCCTCTCCGGCGCGATGGCGCCCAATGGTGGCGAGATCCGGGTGCGCGGCGCGCGGGTGAGCCTCGACAGCCCGCATGACGCCCGGGCGCAGGGCATCGAGACCATCTACCAGACCCTCGGCCTCGCCGACCATCTCGACGCGCCCGCCAACCTGTTCCTCGGCCGCGAGCTGAAGACCCGCTTCGGCAATCTCGACGACAGGCGCATGCTGCGCGAGGCCCGCGAGGTGCTGCACCGGCTGAACCCGAACTTCCGCAACCTGGGCGACCCGGTCTCCCGCCTCTCCGGCGGGCAGCGGCAGGTGATCGCCATCGCCCGGGCGATCTACTTCGAGGTGAAGATCCTGATCATGGACGAGCCCACCGCCGCGCTGGGCCCGTCGGAAACCGCGATGGTGGGCAAGCTGATCCGCCAGTTGCAGGCGGAGGGCATCGGCATCTTCCTCGTCAGCCATGACCTGCATGACGTGTTCGACCTGTGCGACCGCGTGGTGGTGATGAACAAGGGCAGCATGGTCGGCGCGCATCGCATCTCCGAGGTCTCGAAGGACGACGTGCTGAGCCTGATCATCAAGGGCGAACTGCCGCCCGGCTGGCGGCCCCGCCACCATGAGGCCGCCGACCCCGCCGCTGCCGCGGTGTAG